One segment of Leptospirillum ferrooxidans C2-3 DNA contains the following:
- a CDS encoding sulfurtransferase TusA family protein, producing the protein MSEEDIHLDLRGVKCPFNFVKTKLKLEGMAPGQVLKVVLDPGEPIKNVPRSAQEEGHEILSISERPDGLFDLRLKKASA; encoded by the coding sequence ATGAGCGAGGAAGATATCCATTTGGACCTGAGGGGAGTCAAATGTCCCTTCAATTTTGTAAAAACCAAGCTTAAGCTTGAAGGGATGGCCCCGGGCCAAGTCCTCAAGGTTGTCTTGGATCCAGGAGAGCCCATCAAGAATGTTCCCCGCTCCGCGCAGGAAGAAGGCCACGAGATCCTATCCATTTCGGAGCGGCCGGACGGACTTTTCGATCTTCGGCTCAAAAAGGCATCGGCGTGA
- a CDS encoding lysophospholipid acyltransferase family protein, which yields MEKSSKLKKRYVILGLIGSLIVRLIWITNKKTFIGFQDYWSKTADGNGVLVTFWHNQGLLMPLAWKGLRGRSRIIVSRSKDGDLIAGLLRIFGILCVRGSSTRGGKEALSDILIAGSDPGMTLVVTPDGPKGPAGIVKEGVSYLALKTGRPLYCLSVSYTRVHMFKSWDGFLLPWPFGRSFFVCRGPIFLSGGVDKFARKRVGEQIQWHLDRVNEYSRALSLGHVDIRTVEKRLQEICPFDESVVVSGGADLPDS from the coding sequence ATGGAAAAATCTTCCAAACTTAAAAAAAGGTACGTCATATTAGGTCTTATCGGTTCTCTTATTGTCCGGTTGATCTGGATAACGAACAAGAAGACCTTTATCGGTTTTCAGGACTATTGGTCCAAAACGGCAGATGGAAATGGTGTTCTTGTGACATTCTGGCATAATCAGGGTCTCTTGATGCCGCTGGCCTGGAAGGGTTTGCGAGGGCGCTCCAGAATCATCGTTTCCCGTTCAAAAGATGGCGATCTGATTGCGGGACTCCTTCGTATCTTTGGCATCTTGTGTGTCAGGGGATCATCAACCCGGGGAGGGAAAGAAGCCCTGTCGGATATACTGATCGCCGGGAGCGACCCGGGAATGACACTTGTTGTTACCCCGGATGGTCCCAAGGGTCCCGCCGGAATAGTCAAGGAAGGTGTTTCCTACCTTGCCCTGAAAACAGGTCGCCCTCTTTATTGCCTATCAGTATCCTACACACGGGTCCATATGTTCAAAAGCTGGGACGGATTCCTGTTGCCATGGCCCTTTGGTCGGTCCTTCTTTGTGTGTCGTGGACCTATCTTTTTGTCCGGTGGAGTCGATAAATTTGCCAGAAAGAGAGTTGGTGAACAAATACAATGGCATCTTGATCGTGTCAACGAATACTCCAGAGCTTTATCTCTTGGTCATGTTGATATCAGGACTGTTGAAAAAAGGCTGCAGGAGATTTGTCCTTTCGATGAATCGGTGGTTGTTTCGGGGGGGGCGGATCTTCCGGATTCTTGA
- a CDS encoding YkvA family protein, producing MLRLLDATGCSPEELGKMIGVSGMTLRRWLRKDAMVVPSVYVAAIRDTCYRLIAENRLDPGLPVVREILADAPSNEYQAAVQNLGLSKGFEVGEKVSQDRILGCLSQIGSSVEKQKKVKKDSKKVSSFKGLGEEWSERITLLWKVVRSKSLSSPDKLVAYGALFYLLTPIDFIPDHIPFFGMLDDFWVLGIASAYYAKKLEP from the coding sequence ATGTTAAGACTTCTGGATGCGACAGGATGTTCTCCTGAAGAGCTTGGAAAAATGATTGGTGTTTCAGGAATGACCTTGCGTCGCTGGCTGAGGAAGGATGCAATGGTTGTTCCTTCTGTCTATGTTGCGGCTATTCGAGATACCTGTTACAGGCTTATTGCTGAAAATCGGCTGGATCCGGGTTTGCCGGTGGTGAGAGAGATTCTTGCCGACGCTCCTTCCAATGAATATCAGGCGGCAGTCCAGAACCTTGGCCTCTCCAAGGGTTTTGAAGTCGGAGAGAAGGTCTCCCAGGACCGTATCCTTGGTTGTCTTTCCCAGATTGGCTCATCTGTCGAGAAGCAGAAGAAGGTCAAGAAGGATTCGAAAAAGGTTTCGTCATTCAAAGGTCTGGGAGAGGAATGGTCAGAGCGAATAACACTTTTGTGGAAGGTGGTTCGTTCAAAAAGTCTGTCCTCTCCGGATAAGCTGGTTGCCTATGGTGCTCTTTTTTACCTTTTGACACCGATCGATTTTATTCCTGACCATATCCCGTTTTTTGGGATGCTGGATGATTTTTGGGTGCTGGGTATCGCGTCTGCTTACTATGCCAAAAAGCTTGAACCGTGA